Within Acidobacteriota bacterium, the genomic segment GCGTAAGCAATCGGTAGGCCTCGGCAAGTATGCGTATTGTTGAAGCCAGGTCGCTTGCGCTCTTAGTACGGCGCTCGGGTTGAAATCGGTACTCATGCTGTTAGGCGTAAAGCGTCGGAAAATACCATCACGTCACAGGAAAAATCTGGTGGAAGTCTTCTGGCAGGCTCCCCCAGGGCAGGCAGTGTTATAATTCCGGCGTTCCCAAAACACGCCAACCAAAAACAGAATCGAATGGCTACACTCCCGGACAAGGAAATAACCGGTTTGCTCCTCGACTGGGGCAACGGCGATGAAGCCGCGTTTGACCAATTGATCCCGCTCGTCTACCAGGAACTGCGGCGCATGGCTCACCAATACATGCGGCGCGAGCGCCCCGGCGCCACTCTGCAAACCACAGCGCTGATCAACGAGGCCTACCTCAAGCTGGTTGATTACAAAAGGATGAGTTGGCAGGATCGGGCGCACTTTTTCGCGGTCGCCGCGCAGGTGATGCGGCGCATTCTGGTAGAGCGGGCGCGCAGTCGCCAAAGCGACAAGCGCGGCGGCGCGGCCCAGAAAGTTTCGCTCGACGAGGCCGCCGACCTTGCCATCGAGAGCACGCCTGATCTCATCGCGCTCGATGATGCGCTGACCCGTCTGGGCGTCATCGCCCCGCGCAAAGTCCGAATC encodes:
- a CDS encoding sigma-70 family RNA polymerase sigma factor; the encoded protein is MATLPDKEITGLLLDWGNGDEAAFDQLIPLVYQELRRMAHQYMRRERPGATLQTTALINEAYLKLVDYKRMSWQDRAHFFAVAAQVMRRILVERARSRQSDKRGGAAQKVSLDEAADLAIESTPDLIALDDALTRLGVIAPRKVRIVELRYFGGLNLEETAEVLGVSSPTVQREWRAAKAWLYRAISEGIKDES